The following coding sequences are from one Anguilla anguilla isolate fAngAng1 chromosome 12, fAngAng1.pri, whole genome shotgun sequence window:
- the LOC118210437 gene encoding GRB10-interacting GYF protein 2-like isoform X1 produces the protein MAETQTLNFGPEWLRALSGGGSVTSPPLSPALPKYKLADYRYGREEMLALYVKDNKIPLDLQDKEFLPILQDEPLPPLALVPFTEEEQRSFSMSVNSAAVLRLTGRGGGTVAGVSRGRSSSRGRGRGRGEGGFYQRSFDDVEGFGRGAREMHRSQSWEERGDRRFEKPGRKEPEVAPAHFQLNHIRSNYEDGGTGAARKHEFTRSESENWRMSRDEQNGEDDEGGWRLAGLRRDGDRWRSHSPDGTRSAGWREHPDQRRRFPFDSREEERGYRRARGGQDDERDSLPEWCLEDAEEETGTFDSSGAFLSLKVRGSELSHLPSRKKAPKEPIPEEAELDFRPSEECEERSDKGDSEPDETKETDRSARRENEKDDLGKLEDRVKESPVPSPPAPCQTEPQAHVPLPPSQPDRVEMPPERVNGPPVPEASPELIKAPRPAVTPRSLVEGPPLHHVSPVPPETPVPAPVRQQKSPEVSTATSAPLALPAGIASGSGPGAALPEDMDDEEGLKHFEQEAEKMVAYLQDNAVDDDRLAAKAVERAKPTALPLTHEAALKWYYKDPQGERQGPFTNQEMMEWFQAGYFTMTLLVKRGCDELFQPLGEIIKLWGRVPFTPGPSPQPLLGDVDHERLKRQQELTALNLYQLQQLQYQYLLRQQYAQALAQQKAAAMSTPQQQQQQQQQLNLLLQQYQALKMRMTEPPVTRSVSVPDSGSVWEIQSSSTQPQVSSSIQHASHSAWESGSVWDLPIDSMAVPPTIEQIQQLEKAKAVKLEQDRREAELRAKREEEERKRHEEALRRQQEEEQKRREEEELARRNQEEALRREQELLLQRQKEEEEEEERRQREELLRKQEEERRKLEELALQQRMELEKRLEEEAAKQRLQEEQKRKEQELQRQQELQRQQERQRQQELQRQQELQRQQELQKQQELQRQQELQKQQELQRQQELQKQQELQKQQELQRQRQQQQEALRRLQQQQQQQQLAQMKLPSSSKWGQQSALVSAPATQNALSLAEIQKLEEERERQAREERRQQQELMKALQQQQQQQQQQQARLLGWGGAAKQPAAAKSLLEIQQEEAQQMKQRQQQQQQQQKKKDQQPTAVQQNRAQPRPSNISNSVWGSVNNSAPQWTSADAGGSIWGGIDTKDSNMGFWDEAVKEATPPPTRNAKNSKSNANLSNSLSGRANKKVEEEERKLLKLFQGVNHSQDGFTQWCEQTLHVLNTANNLDVPTFASFLKEVESPYEIHDYVRAYLGDTPEAKDFAKHFLERRAKQKANQQQQQQQQQQQKQQQQQQQQQQQQQQKRQQQDSVWAVNQTGLQSIFQSNHNSLQQSSFEMVQSGKKKKKQKMVRADPSLLGFSVNAASERLNMGEIETVEDF, from the exons GCTTAGGGCTCTCTCTGGGGGTGGGAGCGtcacctcccctcctctctcaccagCATTGCCAAAGTATAAACTCGCAGATTACCGCTACGGGAGGGAAGAAATGCTAGCACTTTATGTAAAGGATAATAAG ATTCCTCTAGACCTTCAAGATAAGGAATTTCTGCCTATTTTACAAGATGAGCCCCTGCCACCACTGGCACTTGTTCCATTTACAGAGGAAGAACAG AGAAGTTTCTCCATGTCTGTAAACAGCGCAGCTGTGCTGCGGctaacaggaagaggagggggaacaGTGGCAGGGGTGTCGAGAGGTAGAAGTTCCTCGAGGGGTCGAG GTCGAGGCCGAGGGGAAGGAGGATTTTACCAAAGAAGCTTCGACGATGTGGAGGGATTTGGTCGCGGAGCCAGAGAGATGCATCGATCTCAGAGCTGGGAAGAGAG GGGAGACAGAAGGTTTGAAAAGCCAGGTCGAAAAGAGCCAG AGGTTGCCCCAGCCCACTTTCAGTTGAATCACA TAAGGTCCAACTACGAGGACGGCGGGACGGGAGCAGCCAGGAAGCACGAGTTCACGCGTTCGGAGAGCGAGAACTGGCGCATGTCCCGCGACGAGCAGAACGGTGAGGATGATGAGGGGGGCTGGCGGCTGGCGGGTTTGCGACGGGACGGCGACCGGTGGCGCTCTCACAGCCCAG ACGGGACGCGGTCGGCCGGTTGGCGGGAGCACCCGGACCAGCGGCGGCGCTTCCCCTTCGACTCGCGGGAGGAGGAGCGGGGCTACAGGAGGGCGCGCGGCGGCCAGGACGACGAGCGGGACAGCCTGCCCGAGTGGTGCCTGGAGGACGCCGAGGAGGAGACGGGCACCTTCGACTCCTCCGgggccttcctctctctcaagGTGAGGGGCTCCGAGCTCTCGCACCTCCCATCACGCAAG AAGGCTCCTAAGGAGCCCATCCctgaggaggcggagctggactTCCGCCCATCAGAGGAGTGCGAGGAGCGCTCGGACAAAGGGGACAGCGAGCCCGACGAGACCAAAGAGACCGACAGATCAGCCCGGAGGGAAAACGAGAAGGACG ATTTGGGGAAGTTGGAAGACCGAGTCAAAGAGTCACCCGTTCCCTCCCCGCCAGCCCCATGCCAGACGGAGCCCCAAGCCCAcgtacccctcccccccagccagcCCGACAGGGTGGAGATGCCCCCCGAGAGGGTGAACGGACCTCCTGTCCCGGAAGCATCCCCAGAGCTCATCAAAGCACCGCGCCCCGCCGTCACGCCCAGAAGCCTGGTGGAAGGACCCCCACTTCACCACGTTTCCCCTGTACCCCCAG AAACGCCCGTCCCTGCCCCTGTAAGGCAACAGAAGTCTCCCGAGGTTTCCACGGCAACCTCGGCGCCCCTCGCGCTCCCTGCAGGCATTGCTTCAGGCAGCGGGCCGGGAGCCGCGCTGCCCGAGGACATGGACGACGAGGAGGGACTGAAGCACTTCGAACAG GAAGCGGAGAAGATGGTGGCCTACCTCCAGGACAACGCCGTGGACGACGACCGGCTGGCGGCCAAGGCGGTGGAGCGGGCCAAGCCCACGgccctccccctcactcacgAGGCTGCGCTCAAGTGGTACTACAAGGacccacagggagagagacagg GACCCTTCACGAACCAGGAAATGATGGAGTGGTTCCAGGCGGGGTATTTCACCATGACGCTGCTAGTGAAGAGAGGCTGCGATGAGCTCTTCCAGCCCCTGGGCGAGATCATCAAGCTGTGGGGGCGGGTCCCCTTCacacctggcccctccccccaaccgCTGCTG GGGGATGTGGACCACGAGAGGCTGAAGAGGCAGCAGGAGCTCACAGCTCTCAACCTTtaccagctgcagcagctccagTACCAGTACCTCCTCAG ACAGCAATATGCCCAGGCCCTGGCTCAGCAGAAGGCAGCAGCTATGAGCACCccgcagcagcaacagcagcagcagcaacagctcaACCTCCTCCTGCAGCAATACCAGGCCCTAAAAATGAG GATGACGGAACCTCCCGTGACCCGGTCTGTGTCCGTGCCCGACTCCGGCTCCGTTTGGGAGATACAGAGCTCATCTACACAGCCCCAAGTTTCCAGTAGCATCCAACATGCCAGCCACAGCG catgGGAAAGTGGCAGTGTTTGGGACTTGCCCATTGATTCCATGGCAGTACCACCGACAATTGAGCAAATACAACAGCTGGAGAAGGCGAAGGCGGTGAAG ctggagcaggacagaCGGGAAGCAGAACTTCGGGCCaagagggaagaggaagagcggAAACGCCACGAGGAAGCGCTGCGAAGAcagcaggaggaagagcagaaacgcagggaggaagaggagcttgCTCGGCGCAACCAG GAGGAGGCTCTGCGGCGGGAGCAGGAGCTCCTGCTGCAGaggcagaaggaggaggaggaagaggaggagaggaggcaaaGGGAAGAGCTGCTCCGTAAACAG GAAGAAGAGCGCAGGAAGCTGGAGGAGCTCGCGCTGCAGCAGAGGATGGAGCTGGAGAAGCGCCTAGAGGAGGAAGCGGCAAAGCAGCGGCTTCAGGAGGAGCAGAAAAGGAAGGAGCAAGAACTTCAGAGACAACAGGAGCTTCAGAGGCAACAGGAACGTCAGAGACAACAGGAGCTTCAGAGACAGCAAGAGCTTCAGAGACAACAGGAACTTCAGAAGCAACAGGAGCTTCAGAGACAACAGGAGCTTCAGAAGCAGCAGGAGCTTCAGAGACAACAGGAACTTCAGAAGCAGCAGGAGCTTCAGAAGCAGCAGGAGCTTCAGAGACAAAGACAGCAACAGCAGGAGGCTCTGCGCCGACtccagcagcaacagcagcagcagcagcttgcGCAGATGAAG CTCCCGTCGTCCTCAAAGTGGGGCCAGCAGTCTGCCTTGGTGTCCGCGCCTGCGACGCAGAACGCGCTGTCACTGGCCGAGATtcagaagctggaggaggagagggagaggcaggccCGGGAAGAG CGGCGGCAGCAGCAAGAGCTGATGAAAGCcctccagcagcagcaacagcagcagcagcagcagcaagccAGGCTCCTGGGCTGGGGAGGCGCAGCCAAGCAGCCAGCCGCCGCCAAGTCCCTGCTGGAGATCCAGCAGGAGGAGGCCCAGCAGATGAAgcagaggcagcagcagcagcagcagcagcagaagaagaagGACCAGCAGCCAACGGCAGTCCAGCAGAACCGGGCCCAGCCCCGACCC AGCAACATCAGCAACTCAGTGTGGGGGTCTGTCAACAACAGCGCCCCTCAGTGGACCAGCGCGGACGCGGGCGGAAGCATCTGGGGCGGCATCGACACCAAGGACTCCAACATGGGCTTCTGGGATGAGGCTGTGAAGGAGGCCACCCCGCCGCCCACACGAAATGCCAAGAATAGCAAAAGCAATGCCAACCTAAG taACTCCCTGAGTGGACGGGCCAACAAgaaggtggaggaagaggagaggaagctGCTGAAGCTGTTCCAGGGGGTGAACCACAGTCAGGACGGCTTCACGCAGTGGTGCGAGCAGACGCTGCACGTGCTCAACACTGCCAACAACCTGGACG TTCCCACCTTTGCATCTTTCCTAAAAGAGGTGGAGTCTCCCTACGAAATCCACGACTACGTCAGAGCCTACCTCGGAGACACACCTGAGGCCAAGGACTTCGCCAAGCACTTCCTGGAGCGTCGTGCCAAACAGAAAGCcaaccagcagcagcagcaacagcaacagcagcaacagaaacagcaacagcagcagcagcagcagcagcagcagcagcaacagaaacGGCAGCAGCAG GATTCAGTGTGGGCAGTGAACCAAACTGGACTTCAGTCGATCTTTCAGTCCAATCACAACAGTCTCCAGCAGTCCAGCTTCGAGATGGTACAgtccgggaaaaaaaaaaagaagcagaagatGGTACGGGCCGACCCCAGCCTGCTTG GTTTTTCTGTGAACGCCGCATCGGAGCGATTGAATATGGGCGAAATAGAGACTGTGGAGGACTTCTGA
- the LOC118210437 gene encoding GRB10-interacting GYF protein 2-like isoform X2: MAETQTLNFGPEWLRALSGGGSVTSPPLSPALPKYKLADYRYGREEMLALYVKDNKIPLDLQDKEFLPILQDEPLPPLALVPFTEEEQRSFSMSVNSAAVLRLTGRGGGTVAGVSRGRSSSRGRGRGRGEGGFYQRSFDDVEGFGRGAREMHRSQSWEERGDRRFEKPGRKEPEVAPAHFQLNHIRSNYEDGGTGAARKHEFTRSESENWRMSRDEQNGEDDEGGWRLAGLRRDGDRWRSHSPDGTRSAGWREHPDQRRRFPFDSREEERGYRRARGGQDDERDSLPEWCLEDAEEETGTFDSSGAFLSLKKAPKEPIPEEAELDFRPSEECEERSDKGDSEPDETKETDRSARRENEKDDLGKLEDRVKESPVPSPPAPCQTEPQAHVPLPPSQPDRVEMPPERVNGPPVPEASPELIKAPRPAVTPRSLVEGPPLHHVSPVPPETPVPAPVRQQKSPEVSTATSAPLALPAGIASGSGPGAALPEDMDDEEGLKHFEQEAEKMVAYLQDNAVDDDRLAAKAVERAKPTALPLTHEAALKWYYKDPQGERQGPFTNQEMMEWFQAGYFTMTLLVKRGCDELFQPLGEIIKLWGRVPFTPGPSPQPLLGDVDHERLKRQQELTALNLYQLQQLQYQYLLRQQYAQALAQQKAAAMSTPQQQQQQQQQLNLLLQQYQALKMRMTEPPVTRSVSVPDSGSVWEIQSSSTQPQVSSSIQHASHSAWESGSVWDLPIDSMAVPPTIEQIQQLEKAKAVKLEQDRREAELRAKREEEERKRHEEALRRQQEEEQKRREEEELARRNQEEALRREQELLLQRQKEEEEEEERRQREELLRKQEEERRKLEELALQQRMELEKRLEEEAAKQRLQEEQKRKEQELQRQQELQRQQERQRQQELQRQQELQRQQELQKQQELQRQQELQKQQELQRQQELQKQQELQKQQELQRQRQQQQEALRRLQQQQQQQQLAQMKLPSSSKWGQQSALVSAPATQNALSLAEIQKLEEERERQAREERRQQQELMKALQQQQQQQQQQQARLLGWGGAAKQPAAAKSLLEIQQEEAQQMKQRQQQQQQQQKKKDQQPTAVQQNRAQPRPSNISNSVWGSVNNSAPQWTSADAGGSIWGGIDTKDSNMGFWDEAVKEATPPPTRNAKNSKSNANLSNSLSGRANKKVEEEERKLLKLFQGVNHSQDGFTQWCEQTLHVLNTANNLDVPTFASFLKEVESPYEIHDYVRAYLGDTPEAKDFAKHFLERRAKQKANQQQQQQQQQQQKQQQQQQQQQQQQQQKRQQQDSVWAVNQTGLQSIFQSNHNSLQQSSFEMVQSGKKKKKQKMVRADPSLLGFSVNAASERLNMGEIETVEDF, translated from the exons GCTTAGGGCTCTCTCTGGGGGTGGGAGCGtcacctcccctcctctctcaccagCATTGCCAAAGTATAAACTCGCAGATTACCGCTACGGGAGGGAAGAAATGCTAGCACTTTATGTAAAGGATAATAAG ATTCCTCTAGACCTTCAAGATAAGGAATTTCTGCCTATTTTACAAGATGAGCCCCTGCCACCACTGGCACTTGTTCCATTTACAGAGGAAGAACAG AGAAGTTTCTCCATGTCTGTAAACAGCGCAGCTGTGCTGCGGctaacaggaagaggagggggaacaGTGGCAGGGGTGTCGAGAGGTAGAAGTTCCTCGAGGGGTCGAG GTCGAGGCCGAGGGGAAGGAGGATTTTACCAAAGAAGCTTCGACGATGTGGAGGGATTTGGTCGCGGAGCCAGAGAGATGCATCGATCTCAGAGCTGGGAAGAGAG GGGAGACAGAAGGTTTGAAAAGCCAGGTCGAAAAGAGCCAG AGGTTGCCCCAGCCCACTTTCAGTTGAATCACA TAAGGTCCAACTACGAGGACGGCGGGACGGGAGCAGCCAGGAAGCACGAGTTCACGCGTTCGGAGAGCGAGAACTGGCGCATGTCCCGCGACGAGCAGAACGGTGAGGATGATGAGGGGGGCTGGCGGCTGGCGGGTTTGCGACGGGACGGCGACCGGTGGCGCTCTCACAGCCCAG ACGGGACGCGGTCGGCCGGTTGGCGGGAGCACCCGGACCAGCGGCGGCGCTTCCCCTTCGACTCGCGGGAGGAGGAGCGGGGCTACAGGAGGGCGCGCGGCGGCCAGGACGACGAGCGGGACAGCCTGCCCGAGTGGTGCCTGGAGGACGCCGAGGAGGAGACGGGCACCTTCGACTCCTCCGgggccttcctctctctcaag AAGGCTCCTAAGGAGCCCATCCctgaggaggcggagctggactTCCGCCCATCAGAGGAGTGCGAGGAGCGCTCGGACAAAGGGGACAGCGAGCCCGACGAGACCAAAGAGACCGACAGATCAGCCCGGAGGGAAAACGAGAAGGACG ATTTGGGGAAGTTGGAAGACCGAGTCAAAGAGTCACCCGTTCCCTCCCCGCCAGCCCCATGCCAGACGGAGCCCCAAGCCCAcgtacccctcccccccagccagcCCGACAGGGTGGAGATGCCCCCCGAGAGGGTGAACGGACCTCCTGTCCCGGAAGCATCCCCAGAGCTCATCAAAGCACCGCGCCCCGCCGTCACGCCCAGAAGCCTGGTGGAAGGACCCCCACTTCACCACGTTTCCCCTGTACCCCCAG AAACGCCCGTCCCTGCCCCTGTAAGGCAACAGAAGTCTCCCGAGGTTTCCACGGCAACCTCGGCGCCCCTCGCGCTCCCTGCAGGCATTGCTTCAGGCAGCGGGCCGGGAGCCGCGCTGCCCGAGGACATGGACGACGAGGAGGGACTGAAGCACTTCGAACAG GAAGCGGAGAAGATGGTGGCCTACCTCCAGGACAACGCCGTGGACGACGACCGGCTGGCGGCCAAGGCGGTGGAGCGGGCCAAGCCCACGgccctccccctcactcacgAGGCTGCGCTCAAGTGGTACTACAAGGacccacagggagagagacagg GACCCTTCACGAACCAGGAAATGATGGAGTGGTTCCAGGCGGGGTATTTCACCATGACGCTGCTAGTGAAGAGAGGCTGCGATGAGCTCTTCCAGCCCCTGGGCGAGATCATCAAGCTGTGGGGGCGGGTCCCCTTCacacctggcccctccccccaaccgCTGCTG GGGGATGTGGACCACGAGAGGCTGAAGAGGCAGCAGGAGCTCACAGCTCTCAACCTTtaccagctgcagcagctccagTACCAGTACCTCCTCAG ACAGCAATATGCCCAGGCCCTGGCTCAGCAGAAGGCAGCAGCTATGAGCACCccgcagcagcaacagcagcagcagcaacagctcaACCTCCTCCTGCAGCAATACCAGGCCCTAAAAATGAG GATGACGGAACCTCCCGTGACCCGGTCTGTGTCCGTGCCCGACTCCGGCTCCGTTTGGGAGATACAGAGCTCATCTACACAGCCCCAAGTTTCCAGTAGCATCCAACATGCCAGCCACAGCG catgGGAAAGTGGCAGTGTTTGGGACTTGCCCATTGATTCCATGGCAGTACCACCGACAATTGAGCAAATACAACAGCTGGAGAAGGCGAAGGCGGTGAAG ctggagcaggacagaCGGGAAGCAGAACTTCGGGCCaagagggaagaggaagagcggAAACGCCACGAGGAAGCGCTGCGAAGAcagcaggaggaagagcagaaacgcagggaggaagaggagcttgCTCGGCGCAACCAG GAGGAGGCTCTGCGGCGGGAGCAGGAGCTCCTGCTGCAGaggcagaaggaggaggaggaagaggaggagaggaggcaaaGGGAAGAGCTGCTCCGTAAACAG GAAGAAGAGCGCAGGAAGCTGGAGGAGCTCGCGCTGCAGCAGAGGATGGAGCTGGAGAAGCGCCTAGAGGAGGAAGCGGCAAAGCAGCGGCTTCAGGAGGAGCAGAAAAGGAAGGAGCAAGAACTTCAGAGACAACAGGAGCTTCAGAGGCAACAGGAACGTCAGAGACAACAGGAGCTTCAGAGACAGCAAGAGCTTCAGAGACAACAGGAACTTCAGAAGCAACAGGAGCTTCAGAGACAACAGGAGCTTCAGAAGCAGCAGGAGCTTCAGAGACAACAGGAACTTCAGAAGCAGCAGGAGCTTCAGAAGCAGCAGGAGCTTCAGAGACAAAGACAGCAACAGCAGGAGGCTCTGCGCCGACtccagcagcaacagcagcagcagcagcttgcGCAGATGAAG CTCCCGTCGTCCTCAAAGTGGGGCCAGCAGTCTGCCTTGGTGTCCGCGCCTGCGACGCAGAACGCGCTGTCACTGGCCGAGATtcagaagctggaggaggagagggagaggcaggccCGGGAAGAG CGGCGGCAGCAGCAAGAGCTGATGAAAGCcctccagcagcagcaacagcagcagcagcagcagcaagccAGGCTCCTGGGCTGGGGAGGCGCAGCCAAGCAGCCAGCCGCCGCCAAGTCCCTGCTGGAGATCCAGCAGGAGGAGGCCCAGCAGATGAAgcagaggcagcagcagcagcagcagcagcagaagaagaagGACCAGCAGCCAACGGCAGTCCAGCAGAACCGGGCCCAGCCCCGACCC AGCAACATCAGCAACTCAGTGTGGGGGTCTGTCAACAACAGCGCCCCTCAGTGGACCAGCGCGGACGCGGGCGGAAGCATCTGGGGCGGCATCGACACCAAGGACTCCAACATGGGCTTCTGGGATGAGGCTGTGAAGGAGGCCACCCCGCCGCCCACACGAAATGCCAAGAATAGCAAAAGCAATGCCAACCTAAG taACTCCCTGAGTGGACGGGCCAACAAgaaggtggaggaagaggagaggaagctGCTGAAGCTGTTCCAGGGGGTGAACCACAGTCAGGACGGCTTCACGCAGTGGTGCGAGCAGACGCTGCACGTGCTCAACACTGCCAACAACCTGGACG TTCCCACCTTTGCATCTTTCCTAAAAGAGGTGGAGTCTCCCTACGAAATCCACGACTACGTCAGAGCCTACCTCGGAGACACACCTGAGGCCAAGGACTTCGCCAAGCACTTCCTGGAGCGTCGTGCCAAACAGAAAGCcaaccagcagcagcagcaacagcaacagcagcaacagaaacagcaacagcagcagcagcagcagcagcagcagcagcaacagaaacGGCAGCAGCAG GATTCAGTGTGGGCAGTGAACCAAACTGGACTTCAGTCGATCTTTCAGTCCAATCACAACAGTCTCCAGCAGTCCAGCTTCGAGATGGTACAgtccgggaaaaaaaaaaagaagcagaagatGGTACGGGCCGACCCCAGCCTGCTTG GTTTTTCTGTGAACGCCGCATCGGAGCGATTGAATATGGGCGAAATAGAGACTGTGGAGGACTTCTGA